The bacterium genome has a segment encoding these proteins:
- a CDS encoding MAPEG family protein, giving the protein MISLLFAGILGLILLLISRATIAARRKYRVSLGYGEKKDPLFNYVSAHANFCAYTPLFLILLFLLESTQSLPNSSLIIMASCFTFGRIIHFFALTKMELKTPPNFKFRVLGMVLTLGSLGVLSIGAIFKSLYLIL; this is encoded by the coding sequence ATGATCAGTTTATTGTTTGCGGGTATTTTAGGCCTTATTCTTTTATTGATTTCTAGAGCAACCATTGCAGCAAGGCGCAAATATAGAGTGAGTTTGGGCTATGGCGAGAAAAAAGACCCTTTATTTAATTATGTTAGTGCGCACGCCAACTTTTGTGCCTATACACCACTTTTCTTAATTCTTTTGTTTCTTTTGGAAAGTACTCAAAGCCTTCCAAATAGTTCTTTAATCATCATGGCCAGCTGCTTTACCTTTGGCAGGATCATTCACTTTTTTGCACTGACTAAAATGGAACTTAAGACGCCTCCTAATTTTAAGTTTAGGGTTTTAGGCATGGTCTTAACCTTGGGAAGCCTTGGCGTTTTATCCATTGGAGCTATTTTTAAAAGTCTTTACCTTATTCTATAG
- the nusB gene encoding transcription antitermination factor NusB, protein MIKRRRSREQALQILYFMDYADVEAHEARHLFQGHFEVKNADANYMQTIIYGVEDHQKAIDEILEKALEHWKLYRLGKIDKSILRIGVYEMVFAVEKIASAVAINEAVELGKKYGDEKTSSFVNGVLDRIAKEYQR, encoded by the coding sequence ATGATTAAGCGACGGCGTTCAAGAGAGCAAGCTTTGCAAATCTTATACTTTATGGACTACGCTGATGTGGAAGCGCATGAAGCACGGCATCTTTTTCAAGGACATTTTGAAGTCAAAAATGCCGATGCCAATTACATGCAAACCATCATTTATGGTGTTGAAGATCACCAAAAAGCCATTGATGAAATTTTAGAGAAAGCACTAGAACATTGGAAATTGTATCGACTAGGAAAAATTGATAAAAGCATTTTAAGAATAGGGGTTTATGAAATGGTATTTGCAGTAGAAAAAATTGCATCTGCAGTTGCCATTAATGAAGCAGTAGAATTGGGAAAAAAATATGGTGATGAAAAAACCTCCAGTTTTGTCAACGGAGTGTTGGATAGAATTGCCAAGGAGTATCAACGATAA
- the ribH gene encoding 6,7-dimethyl-8-ribityllumazine synthase, protein MKTQDKYSAALDKKQSPYAVALIKASWHQDLLKQVSEQVKKTTKALHAASFVDEYEVTGTLEIPQMLAFIARHKHYDAVVVTGCVIRGETSHYDHICDTVFPAIDQVAREYALPVGNAILSVENMAQAQARVNGEHGRKGEEACHAAILLAQKFREIKVSQ, encoded by the coding sequence ATGAAAACTCAAGATAAATATAGTGCTGCTTTGGATAAAAAACAAAGCCCTTATGCAGTAGCATTGATTAAAGCCTCTTGGCATCAAGATTTACTTAAACAGGTCAGTGAGCAAGTAAAAAAAACTACAAAAGCTTTGCATGCGGCGTCTTTTGTTGATGAGTACGAGGTTACTGGCACTTTAGAGATTCCGCAGATGTTAGCGTTTATTGCCAGACATAAACACTATGATGCCGTTGTGGTGACCGGTTGTGTCATTCGAGGAGAAACCTCTCATTACGATCATATTTGTGACACTGTTTTTCCTGCAATTGATCAAGTTGCTAGAGAGTACGCTTTGCCGGTTGGAAATGCCATCCTCAGTGTAGAAAATATGGCACAAGCACAAGCAAGAGTGAATGGCGAGCATGGGCGTAAAGGTGAAGAAGCCTGCCACGCAGCCATACTGTTGGCTCAAAAATTCAGAGAGATAAAGGTTTCACAATGA
- a CDS encoding bifunctional 3,4-dihydroxy-2-butanone-4-phosphate synthase/GTP cyclohydrolase II, whose protein sequence is MKYKEIQEALERLKMGKMIILVDDEDRENEGDLVVVAEKVTAESINFMSMHGRGLICLAMTEEKCDALNLPMMVQDNTSRFTTAFTVSIEAKEGVTTGISAHDRAHTILTAVNPNAKADDLARPGHIFPLRARKGGVLVRTGQTEGSVDLARMTGLEPAAVICEIMKEDGTMARRPDLEKFSAKHDIPIVSVADITAYRLKYESLVQEVARAPLPNTFSDGFELRLFESKIDQYQHVALVKGKIDPEKPTLVRVHSECFTGDVLGSLRCDCQGQLHKALEMIGQAEQGVLLYLRQEGRGIGLVNKIKAYALQDQGHDTIAANEKLGFKSDLREYGVGAQILSTLGVEKMKLLTNNPRKIVGLEGYGLEVVDRVALETPSNKVNENYLKTKQEKMGHLLSIK, encoded by the coding sequence ATGAAATACAAAGAAATACAAGAAGCCTTAGAGCGATTAAAAATGGGCAAGATGATCATCTTGGTGGATGATGAGGACAGAGAAAACGAAGGTGACTTGGTGGTGGTTGCTGAAAAGGTGACAGCTGAAAGCATTAATTTTATGAGCATGCATGGACGAGGATTGATTTGTTTGGCGATGACTGAGGAAAAATGCGACGCTTTGAATTTGCCCATGATGGTGCAAGACAATACTTCACGTTTTACCACAGCTTTTACCGTATCCATTGAAGCCAAAGAGGGTGTTACAACCGGTATATCGGCACATGATCGTGCACATACTATTTTAACTGCGGTTAACCCCAATGCCAAAGCAGATGATTTAGCCAGACCTGGGCATATCTTTCCCCTACGTGCCAGAAAAGGTGGGGTTTTGGTGCGTACCGGGCAAACTGAAGGCTCAGTTGATTTGGCTCGGATGACAGGTTTAGAGCCAGCAGCAGTAATTTGTGAGATTATGAAAGAAGATGGAACCATGGCGCGCAGACCAGACTTGGAAAAATTTTCTGCCAAGCATGATATTCCAATTGTTAGTGTAGCCGATATTACGGCGTATCGTTTAAAATATGAATCTTTGGTGCAAGAAGTGGCAAGAGCACCATTGCCCAACACTTTTTCTGATGGCTTTGAGTTAAGGTTGTTTGAAAGCAAAATTGATCAGTATCAACATGTGGCTTTGGTTAAAGGAAAAATAGATCCTGAAAAACCTACTTTGGTTAGAGTGCATTCAGAATGTTTTACTGGGGATGTTTTGGGTTCGCTTCGTTGTGATTGCCAAGGTCAGTTGCATAAAGCGTTGGAAATGATTGGCCAAGCAGAGCAAGGCGTTCTGTTGTATTTGCGTCAAGAGGGACGTGGCATTGGTTTGGTCAATAAAATAAAGGCCTATGCCTTGCAAGACCAAGGGCATGATACCATTGCAGCCAACGAAAAACTTGGTTTTAAGTCAGACTTAAGAGAGTATGGTGTTGGCGCACAAATTTTAAGTACGCTTGGCGTAGAAAAAATGAAGCTCTTGACCAACAACCCAAGAAAAATTGTTGGCTTAGAAGGCTATGGTTTAGAAGTTGTTGATAGAGTTGCACTAGAAACACCCTCTAATAAAGTGAATGAAAACTATTTAAAAACCAAGCAAGAAAAAATGGGGCATTTGTTAAGCATTAAATAA
- a CDS encoding riboflavin synthase: MFTGIVQKKVFVQALKQDQLVLDNPWPLEKLWLGQSIAVNGCCLTLVDFSKDHIAFQVSQESIHKTNLKYCSEKNIAVNLEMAMSANATLDGHMVSGHVDGQCQILDIKAVDQEYKQVSFTVPKELLEDNMLVSKGSVTLNGVSLTVNHVNQSEFDVMLIPKTLEMTNLNDLNKGTPINIEFDMVGKYIVKSIQPYLEQLKGKI; the protein is encoded by the coding sequence ATGTTTACCGGAATTGTACAAAAAAAAGTTTTTGTTCAGGCACTTAAGCAAGATCAATTGGTTTTGGACAATCCCTGGCCTCTAGAAAAGTTGTGGTTGGGTCAAAGTATTGCGGTTAACGGCTGTTGTTTGACGCTAGTCGATTTTTCAAAAGACCACATTGCATTTCAAGTTTCTCAAGAGAGCATACACAAAACCAATCTCAAATATTGTTCAGAAAAAAACATTGCCGTTAATTTAGAAATGGCCATGTCAGCCAATGCAACCTTAGATGGGCATATGGTCAGTGGTCACGTTGATGGGCAGTGTCAGATTCTAGATATAAAAGCAGTTGACCAGGAGTATAAACAAGTCAGCTTTACAGTGCCCAAAGAATTATTAGAGGATAATATGTTGGTCAGTAAAGGCTCTGTCACACTTAATGGGGTCAGCCTAACAGTTAATCATGTCAATCAAAGTGAGTTTGATGTGATGCTGATTCCAAAAACCTTAGAAATGACCAATCTCAATGACCTAAACAAAGGCACACCAATTAACATAGAGTTTGATATGGTAGGTAAGTATATTGTGAAAAGCATACAGCCGTACTTGGAGCAACTGAAAGGAAAGATTTAA
- the ribD gene encoding bifunctional diaminohydroxyphosphoribosylaminopyrimidine deaminase/5-amino-6-(5-phosphoribosylamino)uracil reductase RibD produces MKQTQPNPMVGCVIVDQGKLIHQGYHERHGQAHAEANALKNFSSDKHPHATLYVNLEPCAHHGKTGPCAQRIVEKKIETVVYGCQDPNPKVAGQGLAFLKQHGVKVIGPVLEEQCLWFNRAFFYAIEEHKPYVTAKFALSSNGYMGSLNKQEKISGWSCQRRTMKLRALSKLIMVGVNTVNIDNPKLNVRGLNRDYSMAIGVVDPALKISLDRQILKHPEKVTVIYDEAQAQPDKKNQLKRMGVHLYATKRNAQAGLNLDDFWQDLYKQGVHRVLVEGGARLIEYLDAQGDIQEYCVYQSKNKVLKGQGLIKGPKIKALQQRPCFVINTSEDHIQWYNGHARVS; encoded by the coding sequence ATGAAACAGACGCAACCCAATCCCATGGTAGGGTGTGTGATTGTTGATCAAGGAAAATTGATTCATCAAGGCTACCATGAACGACATGGCCAAGCGCATGCTGAAGCCAATGCTTTAAAGAACTTTTCCTCAGACAAACATCCACACGCCACTTTATATGTTAATTTAGAGCCTTGCGCGCATCATGGTAAAACAGGGCCTTGCGCACAACGCATTGTTGAAAAAAAAATTGAAACCGTGGTTTATGGCTGTCAGGATCCCAATCCTAAAGTTGCCGGTCAAGGCTTGGCTTTTTTAAAACAGCATGGGGTTAAGGTTATTGGCCCGGTTTTAGAAGAACAATGCTTATGGTTTAATAGGGCCTTCTTTTACGCCATTGAAGAACACAAGCCTTATGTGACGGCAAAGTTTGCATTGTCGAGCAATGGTTATATGGGGAGCTTGAATAAACAAGAAAAAATTTCTGGCTGGTCCTGTCAAAGAAGAACTATGAAATTACGGGCTTTAAGCAAGCTTATCATGGTCGGCGTGAATACGGTGAATATTGACAACCCAAAACTTAATGTCAGAGGTTTAAATAGAGATTACAGTATGGCCATTGGCGTTGTTGATCCTGCGCTTAAAATAAGTTTAGACCGCCAAATACTCAAACACCCAGAAAAGGTTACAGTGATTTATGATGAGGCCCAGGCACAGCCAGATAAAAAAAACCAGTTGAAGCGCATGGGTGTTCATTTGTATGCTACAAAGCGGAATGCTCAAGCGGGCTTAAATCTGGATGATTTTTGGCAAGATTTATATAAACAAGGTGTTCATAGAGTTTTGGTTGAAGGTGGAGCCCGTTTGATTGAGTATTTGGATGCGCAAGGCGATATCCAAGAGTACTGTGTTTATCAGAGTAAAAACAAGGTCTTAAAGGGGCAAGGTTTGATCAAGGGCCCAAAAATTAAGGCTTTACAGCAAAGGCCATGTTTTGTTATAAACACATCAGAAGACCACATTCAGTGGTACAACGGACACGCACGGGTGTCTTAA
- a CDS encoding serine hydroxymethyltransferase — protein MLNEDIKTSDPVAWELMQAETQRQEDHLEMIASENFTSKAVMQAMGSTLTNKYAEGYPGKRYYSGCEVVDQAETLAIDRAQQLFGSKYANVQPHSGAQANMAVYFSVLKPGDTILAMNLAHGGHLTHGSPVNFSGKIYQVIPYGVSQEEQLIDYDEVEALAIKHQPKMIVCGASAYSRIIDFERFAQIAKKVDAYLLCDMAHISGLVASGEHPSPVPHCHFVTSTTQKSLRGPRGGLILTQDEALAKKVNSAVFPGMQGGPMMHTILAKAIAFGQALKPEFKTYTQQVIKNAKALADALLAKGYHLVSGGTDNHLVLVDLTQRNLTGKQAEEVLESVGIAVNKNMVPFDAQSPFVTSGIRIGTPALSSRGMQEKEMQQIAGMIDRALNHMDDETIYTQLKGEVKQLCQQFPLYD, from the coding sequence ATGTTGAATGAAGATATTAAAACCAGTGACCCGGTTGCTTGGGAGTTGATGCAAGCAGAAACCCAAAGGCAAGAAGATCACCTTGAAATGATTGCCTCAGAAAACTTCACCAGTAAAGCTGTGATGCAAGCCATGGGGTCAACTCTGACCAATAAATATGCTGAGGGCTATCCTGGAAAGCGCTATTACAGCGGTTGTGAAGTGGTTGACCAGGCAGAGACTTTAGCCATTGATAGAGCTCAACAATTGTTTGGGAGCAAATACGCCAATGTTCAGCCCCATTCTGGAGCGCAAGCCAATATGGCGGTGTATTTTTCTGTGCTCAAACCAGGAGATACAATCTTGGCCATGAACTTGGCGCATGGGGGTCATTTAACCCATGGTAGCCCAGTGAATTTCTCTGGAAAAATTTATCAGGTTATTCCCTATGGAGTCAGTCAAGAGGAACAGTTGATTGACTACGATGAGGTGGAAGCTTTGGCTATAAAGCATCAACCCAAGATGATCGTGTGTGGTGCCAGTGCTTATTCTAGAATCATTGACTTTGAACGTTTTGCACAAATTGCTAAAAAAGTAGATGCTTACTTGTTGTGCGATATGGCTCATATTTCTGGCTTGGTGGCCAGTGGGGAACATCCCAGTCCTGTGCCACATTGTCATTTTGTAACGTCAACGACACAAAAAAGTTTAAGAGGTCCCAGAGGTGGGTTGATTTTAACCCAAGATGAAGCTTTAGCCAAAAAAGTCAACAGCGCTGTTTTCCCGGGGATGCAGGGTGGACCCATGATGCATACCATATTGGCAAAAGCAATTGCTTTTGGGCAAGCTTTAAAGCCAGAGTTTAAAACTTATACCCAACAGGTGATAAAGAATGCCAAGGCATTGGCAGATGCCCTGTTGGCTAAAGGCTATCACTTGGTCAGTGGTGGAACGGACAACCATTTGGTTTTAGTGGATTTAACGCAACGTAATTTAACCGGTAAACAAGCTGAGGAAGTTCTAGAGTCTGTTGGTATAGCGGTGAATAAAAATATGGTGCCGTTTGATGCACAGTCACCGTTTGTCACCAGTGGAATTCGCATAGGAACACCGGCTTTAAGCAGCCGTGGCATGCAAGAAAAAGAAATGCAGCAGATTGCGGGTATGATAGATCGTGCATTGAACCATATGGATGATGAAACGATTTACACTCAGTTGAAAGGTGAGGTTAAGCAACTGTGTCAGCAGTTTCCTTTGTATGATTGA
- the rpiB gene encoding ribose 5-phosphate isomerase B: MSMKIQPKKIYIGGDHAAFELKKGLIDYLKHDLHYAPDQLVDMGTHDESSVDYPDYAQKVCKEVIKNPQHVGVLLCGTGIGISIAANKYKGIRAALVQSEFETQMSRQHNDANVVCFGSRVIDQATAKNLLKIFLNTDFEGGRHQRRVEKIHSLSGC; the protein is encoded by the coding sequence ATGTCTATGAAAATACAGCCTAAAAAAATTTATATTGGCGGTGATCATGCGGCCTTTGAATTAAAAAAAGGGCTTATTGACTATCTTAAGCATGACTTGCACTACGCACCAGATCAGCTAGTGGATATGGGGACCCATGATGAAAGTTCTGTGGATTACCCTGATTATGCTCAAAAAGTGTGTAAAGAAGTGATCAAAAACCCTCAACATGTTGGTGTATTGCTTTGTGGCACAGGCATTGGAATAAGTATTGCGGCAAACAAGTACAAAGGTATTCGCGCAGCATTGGTTCAGTCTGAGTTTGAAACCCAGATGAGCCGTCAACACAATGACGCCAATGTAGTGTGTTTTGGATCAAGAGTGATCGATCAAGCAACCGCAAAAAACCTGCTCAAAATATTTTTAAACACCGACTTTGAAGGCGGCAGACACCAAAGACGCGTGGAGAAGATTCACAGTTTAAGTGGGTGTTAA